A single Elephas maximus indicus isolate mEleMax1 chromosome 2, mEleMax1 primary haplotype, whole genome shotgun sequence DNA region contains:
- the LOC126070000 gene encoding bromodomain-containing protein 8-like, which translates to MGHEWVWLNSEQDYPNDSELSNDCRSLFSSWDSSLDLDVGSWRETEEPGAEELEESSPGREPSELLGDGGSEESQEEAEQVSHQNLLHFLSEVAYLMEPLCISSKDSSEGCYLPSCTRQQKEKEIETTEGEGEPCRETEELSAKVNTLVAEKKPVRENGKKEVTPAPSNIYVVQGPPTENEEGNVQPESQEEDEGEGYVSEMEDQPPSGECDDGFNIQETPLVDILFNRTTSSKLSDLGQNDPVQDHLLFKKTLLPVWKMIASHRFSSPFLKPVSDRQAPGYKDVVKRPMDLTSLKRNLSKGQIRTMAQFQRDLMLMFQNAVMYNDSDHHVYHMAVEMQREVLEQIQVLSIWLDKRRDLSSLE; encoded by the exons ATGGGTCATGAGTGGGTTTGGTTGAATTCTGAACAAGATTATCCCAATGACTCTGAGTTGAGCAACGACTGCAGGTCCCTCTTCAGCTCATGGGACTCTAGTCTGGATCTGGATGTGGGCAGCTGGAGGGAAACTGAGGAGCCGGGGGCTGAGGAACTAGAGGAAAGCAGCCCAGGGAGAGAACCTAGTGAGCTTCTTGGAGATGGAGGCAGTGAGGAATCTCAGGAAGAGGCAGAGCAAGTCAGCCACCAGAACCTCCTTCACTTTCTCTCTGAG GTAGCTTATTTAATGGAGCCATTGTGCATTAGCAGCAAAGATTCGAGCGAAGGCTGCTACCTTCCATCTTGCACCAGgcaacaaaaggaaaaggaaattgaaACTACTGAAGGAGAAGGAGAGCCCTGCAGAGAGACTGAAGAGCTTTCAGCTAAGGTAAACACCTTGGTAGCTGAGAAGAAGCCAgtgagagaaaatggaaagaaagaggTAACTCCAGCTCCCTCAAATATTTATGTAGTTCAGGGACCACCCACAGAGAATGAAGAG GGGAATGTTCAGCCAGAATCACAAGAGGAAGATGAGGGTGAAGGGTATGTGTCAGAGATGGAAGACCAACCCCCTTCAGGTGAGTGTGACGATGGCTTCAACATTCAGGAAACACCCCTGGTGGATATCCTTTTCAACCGTACCACCTCTTCAAAGCT GTCTGACCTAGGCCAGAATGATCCTGTTCAGGATCATTTACTATTTAAGAAGACTCTCCTGCCAGTCTGGAAGATGATTGCCAGTCACAG GTTCAGCAGTCCATTTCTGAAGCCTGTGTCAGATAGGCAGGCCCCAGGatacaaagatgtggtgaaaag ACCCATGGACTTAACTAGCTTGAAGAGAAATCTGTCTAAGGGACAGATTCGCACCATGGCCCAGTTTCAGCGGGATCTGATGCTGATGTTCCAAAATGCTGTGATGTACAATGACTCTGACCATCATGTGTACCACATGGCTGTGGAGATGCAGCGAGAAGTCTTGGAACAGATTCAG GTGCTGAGTATTTGGTTAGATAAAAGAAGAGATCTAAGTAGTCTGGAATGA
- the NME5 gene encoding nucleoside diphosphate kinase homolog 5 — MEISMPPPQIYVEKTLAIIKPDIVDKEEEIQDIILRSGFTIVQRRKLHLSPEHCSNFYVEQYGKMFFPNLTAYMSSGPLVAMILARHKAISYWKELLGPSNSLVAKETHPDSLRAIYGTDDLRNALHGSNDFAAAEREIRFMFPEVIAEPIPVGQAAKDYLNLYVTPTLLEGLTELCKQKPEDPYIWLADWLLENNPNKPKLSHRPVTEEPY, encoded by the exons ATGGAGATATCAATGCCCCCACCTCAGATATATGTAGAAAAAACTCTGGCCATTATCAAACCAGATATTGTTGACAAAGAGGAGGAGATACAAGACATTATTCTTAGATCTGGATTCACCATTGTTCAG AGAAGAAAACTACATCTCAGCCCCGAACACTGTAGTAACTTTTATGTGGAACAGTATGGGAAAATGTTTTTCCCCAATTTAACAGCTTACATGAGTTCTGGACCACTTGTTGCTATGATATTAGCTAGACATAAAGCCATCTCTTACTGGAAAGAACTTTTGGGACCAAGTAATAGCTTAGTAGCTAAGGAAACACATCCAGACAG TCTGAGAGCAATTTATGGCACAGATGATCTAAGGAATGCACTTCATGGGAGTAATGACTTTGCTGCAGCAGAAAGAGAAATTCGATTCATGTTTCCTGAAG TGATAGCTGAGCCAATTCCAGTTGGACAAGCTGCTAAGGATTATCTGAATTTATATGTAACACCAACTCTGCTTGAAGGACTCACAGAGCTTTGTAAGCAAAAACCAGAAGATCCTTAT ATTTGGCTAGCTGATTGGCTGCTGGAAAATAATCCCAACAAACCTAAACTTTCTCACCGTCCAGTTACAGAAGAACCTTATTAA